The Balaenoptera musculus isolate JJ_BM4_2016_0621 chromosome 5, mBalMus1.pri.v3, whole genome shotgun sequence region CAGCAGGCACACCTGGGCTGAACACGAAGAGGTTAAAGGTCGAAGGCTTCCTGCTGATGGGCAGGTACACCACACCCTCCGGGGAGAACTGGATCTCATAGGTCCACAGGCACCTGGGGAAGGTCAGGCACAACCAGGGCTGGGGTCCAGAGGGGCTGGCAGGCAGGGGGCGCCCAGAGCCCtactcccctccagcccccttcccggcccctccccagggcccaggacACTCTTCCTGCCATGACAAAGGGCCACACTGGCTGAGAGGAGGGGTCTGGAGCACAGTGCCAGGGGCAAATGGCCTGTGTAGGTACCCCCATCCCACATCACAGAGGTACAAAGTCATGGGCCATTTGTGCCAACAGTGGGGGCAGCTGTATGGGGGGCAGAGAGCACAGTCCGCGTGGGGTGGCCGAAGGGCCACAGAGAGTGGCCACATGGGCGCTACAGCCCGGAGGATTTGGGGGCCAAGGGCGCGTGGggggggcaggggtaggggtggTGACCGCACTCACGCACTTGGAGCCCACACGCTCATCGGACCAGACCAAAAGCAGCTGCCCGCGGGTCAAGGGCAGAGCACGAAGCCGGGTCACCTGGGGGAGTGAGGCACCGAGACTGGTTGGGGGCGGGGGCGACCGGGGCGGCGGCGGGGAAGGGAAATGCCACTTGCCTGCCCCGGCGGCTCCTCGGGGCGCGCGCACACGTGCACCAGCCAGAGCGAGGGCACAGGAAGCTCAGGGCGCAGCGTCAGGCGGCCGCTGCTGGGAAAGGGGAGCGGCACCACGGTCGCCGGGTCCTGGGGACGGAGTCAGGGGCTCAGGGACCTCGCACCTCGGGAGCCGCCCCGCCCCTTACCCCACGCTCCCCGCGGACCTCGGCCGCGCGCATGCGCCGGAACTGCTCAGCAGAGGGGTAGACGGGCCTGCCCAGGCGCCGCCACTCGCCGTAGGGGCTGCAGAGCCAGTTGTCCATGTAGAGCTGGACAAAGACGACCTCTGCGGAGCGGGATGCTGGGGCCGGGCCTCGCCtcctccaggccccgccccgccagAGCTACCCCCACCCCACGGGCGGGAGCCCCCTCTCTGGGAGCCCTGCTTACCCGGGCCCGGGGGCACCCCGTGCAGGCTCAGAGTCAAGGGTACGCTGCGGTTGGCGTGGGCGCGGGTGTCGTCGCTCGCGTAGACCAGCACCGTGGCGCGCCAGGCGTCGGCGGGGCCCGTGGGGGGGTGGGCGCTGGCCAGGACGCCCACCGTGTGGTTGCTATCCAGCACCGTCCCGCCCCGCGACACCTCAGCCCAGAGCTGCTCGCCGTCTGCGGGGGTAGAGGGGTCACCACGCGGAGTCGTCGCCCCTCGACCCTCCCAGGGCCCGGCTTCCCACCATTTGCCCTCCTCCACCGGAGATCCCCGGCCACACCACAGCCTCTGCGGCCCACTGagctggggaagggtggggagggacaagaAACACGCTCCCGGCTCCCCAGCAGGGCACATCCTTCCgcgggcctttgcacaagctacCCCTGGCCTAGCACGACATCCCCGTCCAACTGAGGCCTCGTCCTGGCCCCGCCCTCGCAGGAAGCGCCGGGGCACGCGGCTCACCCAGCAGGGCCAGCAGGGCCATCGCCGTGAGCACCGGCTTGCGCAGCAGCTGCACGTGCGGCGGGCGCGTGTCGTTGACCTGGAAGCGCGCGGTGAGCGTGCGCTGAGAGAAGGGGTGCGGGTGGTAACTCAGGAAGGCGTTGTCGTTGCTTAGGAGCGCGTAGCGCACGGAGGAGCTGGCGTTGGCCACCAGCAGGTTCTGGTGCTGTGCGATGACCTGCGGGCATCGGGGTGGCTGGGAACGCGACCGCGGGGGCCGCCTGCCCGCCACTCCCACCCGGGAGAAAGGCCTCCCCCAGGGGCGGGCCTGGCGGCGGGCCCACCTTCACGACCATGGCAGCGTAGGTCACGTCGGCCCTCCAGGGCTGCGGCAGGGACCAGCCCACCAGCGGGTCGGCCTCGTCGTTGTAAACGGGGGTGTCCGCGAACCTGGGGAAGAGCCGCTGTATCTGCCGCACGCCCGCCGCCTCCTGCTCCAGGATGTAGATGGAGCTGCCGGCGCCCTGCGCAGAGGCCCCGCCTGAGCAACCCCCGAGACCGCCGCGGAGGGCCGGCGGGGCTGCAGGCAGCAGGCGGGGATTCTGGGGTTGCCGCACGCGGGGGACCCCCGCGTGGGCGCTGGGTTGGGGCCGGGGACGGACGGAAGGGCGGGGATCCCGGGCTGGACCTTCTTGTGGAGCGCGATGTAGTCCAGCCTCACGCCCACCTCCCCGGTGAAGAAGTTGGTGCCGTTGTGGCAGTGCCCCAGGAGGCCCCAGCAGAGCGGGGAGCGCGGCAGCGGGTGGCAGGAGTCTCCGGGGCCGCCCAGGCGCAGAGCCGAGCTGGCGGCTC contains the following coding sequences:
- the IDUA gene encoding alpha-L-iduronidase isoform X1, whose amino-acid sequence is MRPPRPRAALLALLAASLAAAEAPHLVRVDAARALRPLQPFWRSTGFCPPLPHSQADRYDLSWDQQLNLAYVGAVPHGGIEQVRTHWLLDLITARGSARRGLSYNFTHLDRYLDLLRENQLVPGFELMGSPSGRFTDFEDKRQVFEWKDLVSLLARRYIGRYGLKHVSKWNFETWNEPDHHDFDNVSMTLQGFLNYYDACSEGLRAASSALRLGGPGDSCHPLPRSPLCWGLLGHCHNGTNFFTGEVGVRLDYIALHKKGAGSSIYILEQEAAGVRQIQRLFPRFADTPVYNDEADPLVGWSLPQPWRADVTYAAMVVKVIAQHQNLLVANASSSVRYALLSNDNAFLSYHPHPFSQRTLTARFQVNDTRPPHVQLLRKPVLTAMALLALLDGEQLWAEVSRGGTVLDSNHTVGVLASAHPPTGPADAWRATVLVYASDDTRAHANRSVPLTLSLHGVPPGPEVVFVQLYMDNWLCSPYGEWRRLGRPVYPSAEQFRRMRAAEDPATVVPLPFPSSGRLTLRPELPVPSLWLVHVCARPEEPPGQVTRLRALPLTRGQLLLVWSDERVGSKCLWTYEIQFSPEGVVYLPISRKPSTFNLFVFSPDTAVVSGSYRVRAVDYWARPGPFSSPVWYLGAPAP
- the IDUA gene encoding alpha-L-iduronidase isoform X2, whose protein sequence is MRPPRPRAALLALLAASLAAAEAPHLVRVDAARALRPLQPFWRSTGFCPPLPHSQADRYDLSWDQQLNLAYVGAVPHGGIEQVRTHWLLDLITARGSARRGLSYNFTHLDRYLDLLRENQLVPGFELMGSPSGRFTDFEDKRQVFEWKDLVSLLARRYIGRYGLKHVSKWNFETWNEPDHHDFDNVSMTLQGFLNYYDACSEGLRAASSALRLGGPGDSCHPLPRSPLCWGLLGHCHNGTNFFTGEGAGSSIYILEQEAAGVRQIQRLFPRFADTPVYNDEADPLVGWSLPQPWRADVTYAAMVVKVIAQHQNLLVANASSSVRYALLSNDNAFLSYHPHPFSQRTLTARFQVNDTRPPHVQLLRKPVLTAMALLALLDGEQLWAEVSRGGTVLDSNHTVGVLASAHPPTGPADAWRATVLVYASDDTRAHANRSVPLTLSLHGVPPGPEVVFVQLYMDNWLCSPYGEWRRLGRPVYPSAEQFRRMRAAEDPATVVPLPFPSSGRLTLRPELPVPSLWLVHVCARPEEPPGQVTRLRALPLTRGQLLLVWSDERVGSKCLWTYEIQFSPEGVVYLPISRKPSTFNLFVFSPDTAVVSGSYRVRAVDYWARPGPFSSPVWYLGAPAP
- the IDUA gene encoding alpha-L-iduronidase isoform X4 codes for the protein MRPPRPRAALLALLAASLAAAEAPHLVRVDAARALRPLQPFWRSTGFCPPLPHSQADRYDLSWDQQLNLAYVGAVPHGGIEQVRTHWLLDLITARGSARRGLSYNFTHLDRYLDLLRENQLVPGFELMGSPSGRFTDFEDKRQVFEWKDLVSLLARRYIGRYGLKHVSKWNFETWNEPDHHDFDNVSMTLQGFLNYYDACSEGLRAASSALRLGGPGDSCHPLPRSPLCWGLLGHCHNGTNFFTGEVGVRLDYIALHKKGAGSSIYILEQEAAGVRQIQRLFPRFADTPVYNDEADPLVGWSLPQPWRADVTYAAMVVKRTLTARFQVNDTRPPHVQLLRKPVLTAMALLALLDGEQLWAEVSRGGTVLDSNHTVGVLASAHPPTGPADAWRATVLVYASDDTRAHANRSVPLTLSLHGVPPGPEVVFVQLYMDNWLCSPYGEWRRLGRPVYPSAEQFRRMRAAEDPATVVPLPFPSSGRLTLRPELPVPSLWLVHVCARPEEPPGQVTRLRALPLTRGQLLLVWSDERVGSKCLWTYEIQFSPEGVVYLPISRKPSTFNLFVFSPDTAVVSGSYRVRAVDYWARPGPFSSPVWYLGAPAP
- the IDUA gene encoding alpha-L-iduronidase isoform X3 yields the protein MRPPRPRAALLALLAASLAAAEAPHLVRVDAARALRPLQPFWRSTGFCPPLPHSQADRYDLSWDQQLNLAYVGAVPHGGIEQVRTHWLLDLITARGSARRGLSYNFTHLDRYLDLLRENQLVPGRYGLKHVSKWNFETWNEPDHHDFDNVSMTLQGFLNYYDACSEGLRAASSALRLGGPGDSCHPLPRSPLCWGLLGHCHNGTNFFTGEVGVRLDYIALHKKGAGSSIYILEQEAAGVRQIQRLFPRFADTPVYNDEADPLVGWSLPQPWRADVTYAAMVVKVIAQHQNLLVANASSSVRYALLSNDNAFLSYHPHPFSQRTLTARFQVNDTRPPHVQLLRKPVLTAMALLALLDGEQLWAEVSRGGTVLDSNHTVGVLASAHPPTGPADAWRATVLVYASDDTRAHANRSVPLTLSLHGVPPGPEVVFVQLYMDNWLCSPYGEWRRLGRPVYPSAEQFRRMRAAEDPATVVPLPFPSSGRLTLRPELPVPSLWLVHVCARPEEPPGQVTRLRALPLTRGQLLLVWSDERVGSKCLWTYEIQFSPEGVVYLPISRKPSTFNLFVFSPDTAVVSGSYRVRAVDYWARPGPFSSPVWYLGAPAP
- the IDUA gene encoding alpha-L-iduronidase isoform X5, yielding MGSPSGRFTDFEDKRQVFEWKDLVSLLARRYIGRYGLKHVSKWNFETWNEPDHHDFDNVSMTLQGFLNYYDACSEGLRAASSALRLGGPGDSCHPLPRSPLCWGLLGHCHNGTNFFTGEVGVRLDYIALHKKGAGSSIYILEQEAAGVRQIQRLFPRFADTPVYNDEADPLVGWSLPQPWRADVTYAAMVVKVIAQHQNLLVANASSSVRYALLSNDNAFLSYHPHPFSQRTLTARFQVNDTRPPHVQLLRKPVLTAMALLALLDGEQLWAEVSRGGTVLDSNHTVGVLASAHPPTGPADAWRATVLVYASDDTRAHANRSVPLTLSLHGVPPGPEVVFVQLYMDNWLCSPYGEWRRLGRPVYPSAEQFRRMRAAEDPATVVPLPFPSSGRLTLRPELPVPSLWLVHVCARPEEPPGQVTRLRALPLTRGQLLLVWSDERVGSKCLWTYEIQFSPEGVVYLPISRKPSTFNLFVFSPDTAVVSGSYRVRAVDYWARPGPFSSPVWYLGAPAP